A part of Sulfurimonas sp. HSL-1716 genomic DNA contains:
- the msrB gene encoding peptide-methionine (R)-S-oxide reductase MsrB, with the protein MQKISKTDKEWKEQLSAEAYEVCRAHGTEAPFSGKFYDFKGDGIYRCICCGQELFDSSTKYDSKTGWPSFYETVRDEAVVEEKDTSYGMTRVEVKCSKCDAHLGHVFADGPMPTGLRYCINSVCLEFKER; encoded by the coding sequence ATGCAAAAGATATCTAAAACAGACAAAGAGTGGAAAGAACAATTGTCTGCCGAAGCATACGAAGTGTGCAGAGCGCATGGAACAGAAGCGCCTTTTAGCGGCAAGTTTTATGATTTTAAGGGTGATGGCATTTACAGATGTATCTGCTGCGGCCAAGAACTCTTTGACAGCAGCACAAAATACGATTCAAAAACGGGATGGCCAAGTTTTTATGAAACTGTTCGAGACGAAGCCGTTGTCGAAGAAAAAGACACCTCATACGGCATGACAAGAGTCGAAGTGAAATGCTCTAAATGCGATGCACATTTGGGGCATGTCTTTGCCGACGGTCCTATGCCTACAGGGCTTAGATACTGCATAAACTCGGTTTGCCTGGAATTTAAAGAGAGATGA
- a CDS encoding methylenetetrahydrofolate reductase yields the protein MFTELLDKLKNSTYITLETTPGHSPRFSTVIERLESLGLADLVDGFSTTDNPLAKLKYNSLFAAKMLQERFNKPVIATMTMRDRNIIALQSDLLGANEADIRAILALTGDPAKLSDQPHVKGVFESDSTLLLDIISCFNSSIDYAGKPFSVKPETIYPFGVVNSYAKNPKTLQKKMQKKLAKGALGIITQPVYDTENTKLLLELMEKAKKECCIEEADATLILGIFPITKLRTAQFLASHVPGINVPDIWIEKLRRANEISPQEEYKVGFELSKELFESIKEIHPKIHLMTANQFEIAKEILL from the coding sequence TTGTTTACAGAGCTTTTAGATAAATTGAAAAATTCGACCTATATCACGCTTGAGACTACACCAGGACACTCTCCAAGGTTCTCAACGGTGATAGAGCGTCTTGAATCTCTTGGACTCGCAGATCTTGTCGACGGATTCAGCACGACGGACAATCCTTTGGCAAAACTAAAATACAACTCTCTTTTTGCCGCAAAGATGCTTCAAGAGAGATTTAACAAACCCGTTATCGCAACGATGACTATGAGAGACAGAAACATCATCGCCCTTCAGTCCGATCTGCTGGGTGCGAACGAAGCCGACATCAGAGCCATACTCGCTCTTACCGGTGACCCTGCAAAACTCTCCGATCAACCCCATGTAAAAGGCGTCTTTGAGAGCGACAGCACCCTTTTGCTCGATATCATCTCATGCTTTAACTCCTCTATCGACTACGCAGGAAAACCTTTTAGCGTCAAGCCTGAGACCATCTACCCGTTTGGAGTAGTGAACTCCTATGCGAAAAATCCCAAGACACTCCAAAAAAAGATGCAGAAAAAACTGGCAAAAGGCGCTCTTGGTATCATTACCCAGCCGGTTTATGACACAGAAAATACGAAACTGCTTTTGGAACTGATGGAAAAAGCAAAAAAAGAGTGCTGTATCGAAGAAGCAGATGCGACGCTGATCCTCGGAATCTTTCCGATCACAAAACTCAGGACCGCACAGTTCTTGGCTTCGCATGTACCGGGCATCAACGTTCCCGACATCTGGATAGAAAAGCTCAGACGCGCAAACGAGATCTCTCCCCAAGAGGAGTATAAAGTGGGATTTGAACTGAGTAAAGAGCTTTTCGAATCGATAAAAGAGATACATCCGAAGATTCATCTGATGACGGCGAACCAGTTTGAGATCGCCAAAGAGATACTACTGTAA
- a CDS encoding peptidylprolyl isomerase, with translation MKKILLSLLLSFSYLMAGNPIAVLQTTQGNIELELYPDAAPKAVENFMTHIKEGYYDHVAFHRIIRDFMIQGGDPTETGRGGESIWKKPFKDEFKPGYAFDDAGVLAMANAGPNTNGSQFFITTARTSWLNGHHTIFGHVVGSMDALMKLNKVPTSGRYGGDRPLERQEIIKAYIKK, from the coding sequence ATGAAAAAAATCCTACTCTCGCTGCTGCTGAGCTTTTCTTATCTTATGGCAGGCAACCCGATAGCCGTACTTCAAACGACACAGGGCAATATAGAGCTTGAACTCTATCCCGATGCCGCACCGAAAGCCGTTGAAAATTTTATGACCCATATAAAAGAGGGTTATTACGATCATGTGGCTTTTCACAGAATCATACGCGATTTTATGATCCAAGGCGGAGATCCGACTGAAACGGGCCGCGGAGGGGAATCTATATGGAAAAAACCTTTTAAAGACGAGTTCAAACCAGGATATGCTTTTGATGACGCGGGGGTGCTGGCAATGGCAAATGCAGGACCAAACACGAACGGAAGCCAGTTTTTTATCACGACTGCAAGAACCTCTTGGCTCAACGGACATCACACTATCTTTGGTCATGTCGTCGGTTCTATGGACGCGCTTATGAAATTAAACAAGGTTCCTACTTCGGGAAGATACGGAGGAGACAGACCTTTGGAGCGCCAAGAGATCATAAAGGCGTATATTAAAAAATAG
- the serB gene encoding phosphoserine phosphatase SerB, producing the protein MKLAVFDFDSTLMDGETIDFFARELGIGERVATITERAMNGEIDFFESLQERVSLLKGLPYKKVEEISHSLPYMNGAVETIKELKQRGMKVVCFSGGFRTATTYAKDILGYDADFSNALHHKEGVLTGLVGGDMMFNFSKGDMLVRLQNLLGVNEEETMVVGDGANDLSMFAHAGTRVAFCAKEILKKESTIIIDTKDLTKILEKI; encoded by the coding sequence TTGAAGTTAGCTGTGTTTGATTTTGATTCGACATTGATGGATGGCGAGACGATAGACTTTTTTGCCAGGGAACTCGGCATCGGAGAAAGAGTCGCGACTATTACCGAACGCGCCATGAACGGCGAGATAGATTTTTTTGAAAGTCTTCAAGAAAGAGTTTCTCTTTTAAAAGGACTTCCGTATAAAAAAGTCGAAGAGATCAGCCATTCGCTGCCATATATGAACGGTGCGGTCGAAACGATAAAAGAGTTGAAACAGCGCGGCATGAAAGTAGTCTGCTTTAGCGGTGGTTTTAGAACGGCTACAACGTATGCGAAAGATATTCTCGGATATGATGCGGATTTCTCGAATGCGCTTCATCATAAAGAGGGTGTATTGACGGGCTTGGTCGGCGGTGATATGATGTTTAACTTTTCAAAAGGCGATATGCTGGTACGTTTGCAGAACCTGCTTGGTGTAAACGAAGAGGAGACGATGGTCGTGGGCGACGGAGCGAACGATCTGTCAATGTTTGCCCATGCAGGTACGCGTGTCGCGTTTTGTGCAAAAGAGATACTTAAAAAAGAATCGACGATCATAATCGATACAAAAGATCTGACAAAGATACTAGAGAAGATATAA